tagttcccataataaagtccttcagttgatgaatgggaattcctccttcaggagatacttgcagctcatcCCCCaaatttatttgctttgtaactgaatctcccttttcttgtatcatcggacgttttccaggtgcatgacttgagtccccctccatgacattctcaactctgtccgtcaacttgacaattcgattatcctgatcttgcacatattttgttagaccttcaattgccttcgtcaaactcgccagttgttcttcaacagttgaggtgttagtcatcatcgcttggatggctgttatggatgatggagcaaagcatggattttccctcaaactgaaatctgtctgaaacaagttacgtggagtgactgaggcagatctagtgatcaagacatcatcttcatcttgaatagtgcaattcctcgtgttaaaaggactaagtcgagccaacatcttttcaacaatatcagctatattctctccttcttccaattcattcggaaagaatcttgccccctttgaagatggaagatcaaaaataggaactgatgcggacggcacttgaagtgcttgttgtcctagcaagtttgctctgttcctagtgatgggtcccaaacttcccatagtagcatccagtatgttctccacctcagaggaaaacttggaatcagtagccttagcaataatagtcctggagtcaaacttcttagatgccatttaagtgttcttgaagtttgatgatcgatgtgaagagatgagaggtagagatggtcccactgggcgtgccaaaatttgtaaacaacaaatttttgagccgagaaaaataaataatcaagaccggaaaattggagtaacaaagtgtaatatttgatttcaaaatgtaatacggttacaatctctataataatcctctgattcttcaaataatatgaaacacgttgaacttgaatttgatttagagtcaagggcttgaatagcttgatcttgaatcttcgttttcgaatttggatttgaattattcgtcacgaacacttgtatggttatgacgaacagtaaagatgaacaagtaacttgatcttgatcttcttcttcgttcttgatcttgaacttgaatttgattgcttgaactttgtagctttgtagagaatttgcggtctttgatccacgagctctcttcttgcttcttgttctttcaAAAAACCTCCctctcagaataatgaggacccctatttatagttgtagggagtggtatgagggtgtgatttgattggttggtttgaactgaccaatcagatttctttgttgaagagttttaatttgattggtcagaacatgtcatatgaacacgtggcattattttagtggctcatttaatttgacttagattgccacataactctgacatgtggcatgattttagtggcttatttaatttgacctggattgccacctaactttgacatgtggcatgattttagtggcttatttaatttgacttggattgccacctaactttgacatgtgacatgattttagtcctctaggatgagatgatattgggcttaacaaagtggagtcatctttatagcccaaatcaatggatttagatttttaattaaatccacatttattgggcttaaataatcgacccaattttattaatccaaaatatttatttggactaatatatcttgaatttaatataaattgaaccattctacaaatttatatttaataaattgtaaatgattacaagtaccttcgcataaaacagacagaataactgagggctctgataccactgttgtgTGTGGGGGGGAGAactacaactaaagtttgatatgataataaataataaaataaatttgacacgagaattttacttgaaaaccgctcaaacagatagaggggaaaaaccatgGGGTATAaagattttactatgataatatgggagtagACTGCTCaataaacacttctctcttttaaaagaaataactcattaaagaagacactcaagactacaatattaacttggtgtataactctctctgtgttcttactctttggattgtatttttgtgAGATGATCTAAATAAGGGCAAGaaaccctctatttataggaaattgAAAACACGTAAAATACGCGTTTTTGTGTAAAATACGCGTTTTCGTGTCAAAAGTTACTAAATGAGGTAACAACTTTTGAAACGCGTAAAATACGCGTCTTCTTCTTGGACGGTGCATGTGCACCTCCttttttgactttcttgcaGTTCAATTACGATTTGGCCTATCTCCTTTTCAATTTCTAGCTCCATAACTTCTTCATAAAAACTTTACCTTTTTTGGGGGGGTTTCTCACCCAGTGTCTGGAGCCCATGGAGCTCCGACTAAATTTGAATCACGCACTGCAGGACCCATTCAAGATGGCGCTCCcaataagatttttttcatatccAAAGCTTGAACTCGAAATCTCTGATTAAGGGTGAAGTTGTCTCACCATTGCACCACAACTTATGTTGGTAAAACTATACCATTTTAATATTAAACATACCACGTGAACCAAAAATATCCACAAATTAAAATAGTGAGTAGCATACCTCATTGAGCTAAGATTATCCGCGGGCGAATTCTCTTAAAATCTACGTTAGGTGTTAATTAGGATTAATAATAGCTCAAATgtacaaaattatatttaaaaaaatgtcaAGTTCAGAAAGGTCTTGAACTATTAAGCCTTTTAACTagtatttgttttttcttttttaaaaaaaaacaatggtAGTGGTATTTGGTAGCAAAATCTTTTTTCAAACCTTGCAAACAATATTTTCCACCTAAATTGTTTGTTTAAAATACTTGGATTTTTTGAAGAATAACAAGATAAACGACGCAAatataaatagaataaaaaataataatagtgttATGCAAAGAGAGATAAATAGATTAAGGAAACATAAGCGATGGCACGTAGATTTAGTTTGTGTAAAATACCAATACATACATAAAATTTTACAGGAGCGTCCGGATACCACCAACACCATACATAAATCCGCCCCCACAAATGTAGAGTAAAACTCACAATCCCTGTGCATGAATTTTAACTCGATCTTCATGCCTTAATTACCATAGCGTTTTCTTTTCGTTCTTCAAGCTGCTGCAATGGTGTCGCTATTGCTGGGAGTTTCGGGATTAGCGGAAGGAAATTCAGAGTGATTGCGATGGTTTTCCTTCTTAATTGGCTTAATATTATTGGACTTGTCATTTATTTCATCTTGCTTCATTTGTTGTTCTCTACACTCCATACTACAAAATGCGGTATCACCCCTGCATAAAATGAACaaattactactattattgcggagatctttttcatttttaataacaataataattgtCCAGTTACGTACgaaaaattcaaataataatCTATTAATGTTCATAATGCAACAAAGTAATACTACACCAATAATGTAATCGAggtattttgttattttattctaTTGACAAAGTCTTGTCTGTTGttattcatttttatcttttagcAAGTATGGTTGTCTTCTTTCCATACGATTTGGAGGAAGGTAGTTCAATTTCAAGGAAACTTGAAACCGTATCTTTTACTCCCAAAGTTTCATATTATTATGACACATCTTTTCAAGTAAATATTAATTGAAGTtgtattttattaatgatatttttgaaattttggaaaAGGATTAAAAATGTCTTTAAATTATGTGAAACGAATAAAAATGTTtttaaatgaacaaaaatgtcattcatttataatttgattcaaaaatatCCGTATCATCAAtattttggtccaaaaatacgttttttccaaataatatatttattcaaaaagGATATTTTGACATATTTAGTAATAATAGGGGCATTTTTTAACCAATTTATcgacaataaatatatttttggaccaaaatattgatgacaaaaatatttttaaatcaaattataAACAAATGACATTTTTATTCATGTATTTTTAACCCTTTTCGAAACTTGAAAGTACTATTTTATGCCCTTATTTAGTAGTACTAAGaatagaaaggaaaaaatataatataatttttttaatttcataaattagacCAGTAAATTGAAATTAGATTTCTCTTTACTCTCGTCTATTGTTTTTCAAActaagagattttttttttcaatactaactttatcattaattaattatacaaagtaataataatagttaaatttaaattttcaaatccgtaaaagaaaaaaaaaagggtcCAAAATATTAACACAAAACAAATATTGTAAATAacaagataatttattttttcggTACCTGTACATGTAGATGTCTCGTCCATTAGCCAACCGGCGGTTACAAAGGCCACAAATTCTCAAGAAATTAGCCCTCTCTTTATCAAACCCTTCGCCGGAGATTCTCCGTTGGTATCTCGGCGACACCATCGCCGACACAGAATTATATACACCCATGATTATTCCTTCTTTCTCCGGCGAACCCTTAATCTCATCAGCCATATTTTTAGGCTTACAATCAGACGGCTCTGATTCACTTGCAGTCCCTAGATCAACGGTGATCCCTGTCATGCTCGTTGTCCTCCTCATGGGTGGACGGCCCCTTTTCCTCAACATCATCTGGGTGAGTTATGGAGTCGGGAGAGATTTTGAACTGAAGAAGAAATTGGAAATTGGGGAGAAATATAAAGTGAATCTGAGTCGTCTGATTCTCTCTcgcttttttttatttgataaaaaaaaataagtttgatTCTTCTTCCACGTCAAGCATTTATGAAGTCTAATAAGTCATGATACTTTGTTTGGGATTATTGATATATAATGTATTGTATTGTtgcattatattattttaatttatataatatttagatagattatatcattttttattattatataatgtcatatatcaataatttaaataacaaATCTATAATAAAAGTAGAATACGAAATAGaactattataaaaaaatattaagataacGACGTGACCAAATCGATCgttacacaaaaaataaaactttttgtCATTAGATAACAATAAATTTAAACGatacaatacaataaaatttaaataataatcaaaataaatattatatctaaactaacaatacaatacaataattaacaaccaTTCAAACAAGCTGGAAGTGTGACAAATGATGAATTGGAgacatatttttaaatttaaatactcctaataattttactttcttttctttattttgagtaagttgtatatgatatttaatacgggtaaaaattatttgcactctcaattttaatttataaatcaaacttccttctttaacttttaactttaTAGAATCGTTGTTTCCTCCCTTTATTCTAATTGTcctttttaaatacttttttaCTCTtactttattaatttttattttattctcttcattaaaatcatgatattttcTTGTTTTCACATTCATATTGTAAATTTTCTATAGAATATATTGCTTATTTAAGGGAAGAAAAACGAAAAGTGAAAAGTACTAGTTGAATTATATGAGATTGTAAAAAAGTAATCAAATGTCATAGTTGATGAATTGAATCTTACACTtaacaattaaaatatcatcaaacataataatattaataatatttattttaatatatgaataatttactTCCTAACCAAAAAAACCAAACGATCCCTAATTGTCTAGAGGCCCAAAATATACTCTATACTTGGTGCTTAGAATTTAAGCATGAAATTGAGTAAAGGAATAGTACAATACACATGTAGTACTTCTTTCATTTGTTTGACTAAACTCTTTTTGTGTTTGGAGTAAAGTAGTGATGATGAAATTGGAAAAAGATGTGTAggttttgatttgtttttttgcactccttaaaatattttgcaaAGGAAAATGACATCAACGATGGGGTTGTGAATATTAAAGCTACAAATGAGTGGGTTGTGAATATTCCAAATTTCTCCTTGTTTTGTGGAATTTTAGGTTTCCATAGTTTGGGGGAAAGTATCAGGGCAAATAGAGTGTACTGCTCTGTCCCGATTTATGTAGAGGTATTTGATTGAATAcgaattcatttttttttaaaaaaaaataagtcataaaaattatatggctataaatcatcttatttagtataatatgagaagttaaattattaagcactaaatatataaatattaaaaaaaatgtcacataaGTTAGGACAAAGAGAATATATGTATGGATCAATCTAAACTTCATAAGTTTAGGAttgattaaaaagaaaacaatgtcacataaaatagaataaatagGATATATATTACAATTCTATCCGAACTTAATAATTTTAGTTCAAATTTAATATTCGAGATTTGCAAAAGAGGATGAGCACTTGATCACCTTATATTATACCATGTTAAAGTTGTACAACATCAACCCCTATTTACTAGTTTGACTAAGTTTTTAGCTATATTGTAGCTTTCAGTTGGTACTTTGTTGTTTTTAGCTCGTGTAGTTTTCCCCTTATTTGTAGTATTGCAAATGTGTGTCTCTAA
This Solanum dulcamara chromosome 1, daSolDulc1.2, whole genome shotgun sequence DNA region includes the following protein-coding sequences:
- the LOC129887353 gene encoding FCS-Like Zinc finger 5-like codes for the protein MMLRKRGRPPMRRTTSMTGITVDLGTASESEPSDCKPKNMADEIKGSPEKEGIIMGVYNSVSAMVSPRYQRRISGEGFDKERANFLRICGLCNRRLANGRDIYMYRGDTAFCSMECREQQMKQDEINDKSNNIKPIKKENHRNHSEFPSANPETPSNSDTIAAA